The sequence CTGGTCTTTCTCTTCGAGGAGGACGAGACCGATCCTCCGGAAGTGGACGAGGCTACCATCGGCTACGCCCGTGCGGGCTGGTTCGCGCGCTTCGGGCGGCAGTACGTGCCCTTCGGGGCCTTCCCCAGCCACTTCATCTCCGATCCCCTGACGCTGGAGCTGGGGGAGACCCGCGAGACCGCGGTGCTGGTGGGGTTCGGGCAGGAGCGCTTCTCGGTGGCCGCTTTCGTGTTCAACGGGGACGCGGAAAAGGTCAACAGCGCCGGCTCGCGGGCGGACGACCACCTGCGGGACTGGGGGGTGAGTGTGCAGGTCACGCCGGTGGAGCTGCTCGAGCTCGGGGCGAGCTTCCTCAGTGACCTGGCCGATACCGACGCGGAGCTGCTGGAGGAGTATCGGCGGCGGGTACCGGGGTGGAGCGCGTACGCCGTGGCGCAGTTGGGTTCGCTCGCGGCGAGCGGCGAGGTCCTGGGAGCGGTGCGCACGTTCCGGAAGGGAGACCTGGATGTGGACGAGGACGGCTCGGGGGACCGGCCCCTGGCCTGGAACCTGGAGCTGGCCTGGGCAGCCCTGGAGAACGTGGAGCTGGCGGCCCGGGTGGAGGGCAGCCGGGAGTTCGCCCGTCAGCCCGAGCTCCAGTACGGCCTGGGTGCCTCCTGGGGCCCCTGGGAGCACGTGAGCCTGGCACTGGAGTACCTGCGGGGCCTTTTCGACCGGGACTTCGGAGAGGGCCTCCGGCATCGCGACCTCGTCACCGCCCAGGTGGCCTTGGCGTTCTGAACCCCGTGGCGCGGGATGCCGTCCATGGCGGGCGGCGGGCGCGGCGGGTGCTCGCGGCCGTCCGGGTCTCGGCGGTGGCGGTAAGCCTGGGGGGGTGGAGTCGATCCTCTCCTACCCCTGGACCATGGGCCACGCGGCCATGCCCGAGGCCCACCGGCGGGCCCTGGGCATCGGCCCCGGGCTGCTTCGCCTCTCGGTGGGCCTGGAGGATCCGGAGGATCTCTGGGAGGATCTGGCCCGCCCCCTCGCGCCTCGGGAAAGGGTGAGCTGAGGGCGACCTTCGCGGGGGTACCGTTGGGAGGCGGTCCCCCAAGAGGCAGCATGGCCCGCCGGATACCTACTCCCAATCGAAATCGACCCCGACCCCGACCCCGATCCCGATTTCGATTTCGATGGGGACGGGGGCCGTGCTGCGGACGCTCGCTCAGAGGGAGCCGGCGATGTCCTCGAAGACGCCCCCGTTTTCCCCCAGGACCCTGTGGCGCACGGGGCGGTATACGGGCACGCCGTCGGGGCCGATCTCGGCGGCCAGCGTGCGCGCGGGGCGGGGGGCGGGGGGCTCCGGGGGGTGGGCTTCCCGCTGGCGCCGTTCGAGCCGGGACCGGGCGCGGGCTGCCTCCTCGGCGACCGGCCCGAGACATCCGTCGGCGGCCGTCTCCGCGTCCGCGCCGGCCTGCGCCCACTGGGCCAGGGCCTCCACCTCGTCGGGCCCGAAGCCGTCCCGGTCCACCTGCCCGCGCAGCACCGCCAGGGCGCCGTCCCGGAGCACCTCGCCCGGGTCGCAGAGGGCCTGCCGGAGGCGCTCCCAGATCTCGCCGGGGGGCCTGCGGCCCAGGGACGCCGCGGCGCACCGCCGCACCTGGGGGTCCTCGTCCCGCAGGAGCGGCCAGAGCACCGCCGGGGCCTCTGCGCCGGAGAGGAACTCCAGCGCCTCGGCGGCGCAGGCGCGCCGGGCGGGCGCTTCGTCCAGGGCGAGCTTCTCCAGGAACTCCGCGGCCGCCTCCGTGCCGATGCGGGCGATGGCCTGCGCCGCCGCTCCCACCAATACCCCCTCCGGGCGCAGCTCGGCCAGGTCCACCAGGGTCCAGAGAGCGTCGGGGTCTCCCAGGAGCCCCAGGGCCTGTGCGGCGGCCCGCACCACCTCGGTATTCTCCGCGATCGTGGCCGACGGCATCTCCTGCCGGGCGACCCGGGTGGTCACGGTGCGGGTGCGCCTGCTCACCGTCCTCGTAGCGCCGACCCGGACGCTCTTGGTGGCGCCGGTTCAACGGTTTCGCACGGTGGCGTACCGCTCGCGCACCCGCACCCGGGTCACCTGGACCCGGCGCTTCTCCCGCACGGTGATGGTGTTGTCCCCTTCCGGGAGGGGAGTGTCCTCCAGGAGGCCGAGGAGCTCCGGCACGGCCTCCCGGTGGCCCAGGCGGCCCAGGAGCTCGGCGGCCCCGGCCCGCACCCGGGGGTCGGGGTGGGCCAGGGCGTCGCGGAGGACCCAGGGGTGCCGGCGCCCCAGCGCCTCCACCGCCGCGGCGCACTCCCGCGTGAAGGCCCGGTCCAGGCACGAGGCCGTGACCTCGTCCTCGGCGGTGAACTCGATGTCCGGCTCCCGGGCCACGATGTCGAGAACCACCTCCCGATCCCCGAGGCCTTCCGGGTAGTCCACGGCGATCCTCCAGAGGATCTTCTTGCCCCGCCCGGGGGCGACGGCGGGTCCCACGTCCCCCTCGGCGCCTTTCAGCCGCAGGGCGAAGGTTGCGCCTGCGTCCTCCGATCCCACCAGGGCGACCTCACACGGGACCTCGGCGGACAGATCGTAGGCGACCTCCACGACTCCCTCCCGCTCGGCCATGGAGACGCCGCTCACGACGGCCGCCCGCACGCAGGGGACCGCCGCCAGCCACAGCGCCGCCAGGACGGCTCCGAAGCGCGCTCTCATCTCGGGATGCCCTCCTCGGTCACCTGGGGGTCCACCGCGTGGACCCTCTTCCACAGCGCCTCCTCGAGCTCGAAGACCGCCTCCTGCTCCACCGGGCTGCCGGGAGCGGCTTCCACGGCGGGCACGAGCAGATAGGCCAGCGGCCTCCACTGGGGATCGCGCGCCACGAGCCGCACGGGCACGCGGACGGTCTCGGCCCCGGTGTTTTGCACCAGGCCCCTCCAGGTCACCGTCACCAGGTCGTCCTCTTCGGCGGTCTCGCCTCGAACCTGGATGGTCTTGACCTGGACCCCCTGGGTGGGCGCCGCTCCCGGAGGCGGGGCGATGCCCCAGCAGGCGAGCCACGCCGCTCCTACGGCTGCGGCCCTCCAGGGGCGCGGGCCCCTGCCGCGATTGCGGACCCGGGGTTCCACAGGCTCTCAGACCACGGAGCGGAACACCCGGACCTCTTCCACGAAGCCGTTCTTGCGCAAGGCCCGCAAGAGGCGGTTCAGGGTGCGGTCGGTGCCCGGGTCGAACTGGATGGCGAGGGTGTGGTCCCCCCGTTGCGGAAGGCGAAGGTTGCGCACCTCGAGATTGAGCTCCTTGAAGGGGGTCAGCAGCG is a genomic window of Thermodesulfobacteriota bacterium containing:
- a CDS encoding HEAT repeat domain-containing protein, with protein sequence MRARFGAVLAALWLAAVPCVRAAVVSGVSMAEREGVVEVAYDLSAEVPCEVALVGSEDAGATFALRLKGAEGDVGPAVAPGRGKKILWRIAVDYPEGLGDREVVLDIVAREPDIEFTAEDEVTASCLDRAFTRECAAAVEALGRRHPWVLRDALAHPDPRVRAGAAELLGRLGHREAVPELLGLLEDTPLPEGDNTITVREKRRVQVTRVRVRERYATVRNR
- a CDS encoding HEAT repeat domain-containing protein, with translation MSRRTRTVTTRVARQEMPSATIAENTEVVRAAAQALGLLGDPDALWTLVDLAELRPEGVLVGAAAQAIARIGTEAAAEFLEKLALDEAPARRACAAEALEFLSGAEAPAVLWPLLRDEDPQVRRCAAASLGRRPPGEIWERLRQALCDPGEVLRDGALAVLRGQVDRDGFGPDEVEALAQWAQAGADAETAADGCLGPVAEEAARARSRLERRQREAHPPEPPAPRPARTLAAEIGPDGVPVYRPVRHRVLGENGGVFEDIAGSL
- a CDS encoding LbtU family siderophore porin; its protein translation is MWNRPAWLTLPLLVLFPALAPGQGSQGAGSAAPATLEERVEALEQRDAELYHTLAEKKDAGLSTQIGERLTISGLLEVEAGYGRLTLRGEDDETASDVVVATAQLGFAAQVSDHLDATLVFLFEEDETDPPEVDEATIGYARAGWFARFGRQYVPFGAFPSHFISDPLTLELGETRETAVLVGFGQERFSVAAFVFNGDAEKVNSAGSRADDHLRDWGVSVQVTPVELLELGASFLSDLADTDAELLEEYRRRVPGWSAYAVAQLGSLAASGEVLGAVRTFRKGDLDVDEDGSGDRPLAWNLELAWAALENVELAARVEGSREFARQPELQYGLGASWGPWEHVSLALEYLRGLFDRDFGEGLRHRDLVTAQVALAF
- a CDS encoding PLP-dependent transferase, translated to MESILSYPWTMGHAAMPEAHRRALGIGPGLLRLSVGLEDPEDLWEDLARPLAPRERVS